A region from the Cannabis sativa cultivar Pink pepper isolate KNU-18-1 chromosome 9, ASM2916894v1, whole genome shotgun sequence genome encodes:
- the LOC133031208 gene encoding uncharacterized protein LOC133031208: MDKSSISNNNRLSAKYNKGLQKFIRLSSSHLNEENKIRCPCVMCMNLYFHDLQTIERHIYVKGFYTRYVNWVHHGEDILEESDHDNDDATDVEDFSDIGDNNNDIDHDDNDDMIPAIEDLAQEVPTHNASENFEDSSHKEKWKNFHNLFDEVEKELYPGCTKFSSLTFMVKLMHIKVLTSLSIKGFDMILELLKDAFPDDNKIPNSYYEVKKILSGLGLECETIDVCKDDCCLYWKNNKDATNCPICGHERYEYQGTKGKKIPHKKMHYFPITPRLQRLFMSRHTRRI, from the coding sequence ATGGATAAGAGTTCGATTTCTAATAACAATAGATTGTCTGCCAAGTACAATAAGGGATTGCAAAAATTCATTAGATTATCAAGTAGTCATCTGAATGAGGAGAATAAGATTCGGTGCCCATGTgttatgtgtatgaatttatacttTCATGACTTACAGACAATTGAGCGTCATATCTACGTAAAAGGGTTTTATACTCGATATGTTAACTGGGTACATCACGGGGAAGATATTTTAGAAGAAAGTGATCATGATAATGATGATGCTACTGATGTCGAAGATTTCAGTGATATTGGCGATAATAATAATGACATTGACCATGATGACAATGATGATATGATCCCAGCAATTGAAGACTTGGCTCAAGAAGTTCCTACACATAATGCTTCTGAGAATTTTGAGGATTCAAGTCATAAGGAGAAATGGAAAAACTTCCATAACTTATTTGATGAAGTAGAAAAAGAATTGTATCCTGGATGTACAAAGTTTTCAAGTTTGACTTTCATGGTTAAGCTAATGCATATAAAAGTATTGACTAGCTTGAGTATTAAAGGCTTCGACATGATTCTTGAGCTTCTTAAGGATGCATTTCCTGATGATAACAAAATCCCAAATTCTTATTATGAGGTTAAGAAAATATTGAGTGGTCTTGGTTTAGAGTGCGAAACAATAGATGTATGTAAGgatgattgttgtttgtacTGGAAAAACAATAAAGATGCTACAAATTGTCCTATATGTGGTCATGAAAGATATGAGTACCAAGGaactaaaggaaaaaaaataccaCATAAAAAGATGCATTATTTTCCAATAACTCCCCGTTTACAACGACTTTTTATGTCAAGACACACGCGGCGGATATGA
- the LOC115705750 gene encoding small ribosomal subunit protein eS4x-like has translation MLDKLGGAFAPKPSSGPHKSRECLPLILILRNRLKYALTYREVQSILMQRHVMVDGKVRTDKTYPSGFMDVVSIPKTNENFRLLYDTKGRFRLHSVRDDEAKFKLCKVRSVQFGQKGIPYLNTYDGRTIRYPDPLIKANDTIKLDLEANKITDFIKFDVGNVVMVTGGRNRGRVGVIKNREKHKGTFETIHVQDALGHEFATRLGNVFTIGKGTKPWISLPKGKGIKLTILEEAKKRLAAQAAATA, from the coding sequence ATGCTCGACAAGCTTGGTGGTGCTTTCGCTCCCAAACCATCATCTGGACCACACAAATCGAGGGAGTGCTTGCCCTTGATCCTCATTCTGAGGAACAGATTGAAGTATGCCCTCACATACCGTGAAGTTCAATCTATTCTGATGCAGCGACATGTCATGGTTGATGGCAAGGTCAGGACTGATAAGACCTACCCATCTGGTTTCATGGATGTTGTTTCCATCCCAAAAACCAATGAGAACTTCCGTCTTCTTTACGACACCAAGGGTCGGTTTCGCCTTCACTCAGTCAGGGACGACGAGGCTAAGTTCAAGCTCTGCAAGGTGAGGTCAGTTCAGTTTGGACAGAAGGGAATCCCCTACCTTAACACCTATGATGGACGAACCATCCGCTACCCTGACCCTCTAATCAAGGCTAATGACACCATCAAGTTGGATTTGGAGGCCAACAAGATCACTGATTTCATTAAGTTTGATGTGGGTAATGTTGTCATGGTGACTGGTGGCCGTAACAGAGGGCGTGTTGGTGTTATTAAGAACCGAGAAAAACATAAGGGTACCTTTGAGACCATCCACGTTCAGGATGCTCTTGGCCATGAGTTTGCTACCCGTCTTGGTAATGTGTTTACCATTGGTAAGGGAACAAAGCCTTGGATCTCTCTTCCCAAGGGCAAGGGTATCAAGTTGACTATCCTTGAAGAAGCTAAGAAGAGATTGGCAGCTCAAGCTGCTGCTACTGCTTGA